From the Corythoichthys intestinalis isolate RoL2023-P3 chromosome 13, ASM3026506v1, whole genome shotgun sequence genome, one window contains:
- the LOC130927844 gene encoding uncharacterized protein LOC130927844 isoform X2, whose protein sequence is MEVAEESPYTKKLEEEFVHIKEEQEYFIRVENPHIEEQQQPHPLKKEEEDPPYVKVEVVDIPNWSDEPLMGEDGGLSEASRGADLLSGSGSKEGFQADNLIARPSESDDFTSGLLFCVPGMSHRREAPGTTQDMLERLCLSAGLGTPWDPAGGAG, encoded by the exons ATGGAGGTAGCTGAAGAGTCGCCATACACCAAAAAGCTGGAGGAAGAATTTGTCCACATTAAAGAGGAGCAGGAGTATTTCATTAGAGTGGAGAACCCCCACATTGAGGAGCAGCAGCAACCTCATCCGCttaaaaaggaggaggaggaccctCCATATGTTAAAGTGGAGGTGGTGGACATCCCCAATTGGAGTGATGAGCCCTTGATGGGTGAAGATGGAGGTCTGAGTGAAGCCAGCAGAGGGGCGGATCTTCTGAGTGGCAGCGGTTCAAAAGAAGGATTCCAAGCAGACAACCTCATCGCTCGACCATCAGAAAGTGACGACTTCACATCAGGCTTGCTGTTCT gtgttccgggcatgtcccaccggcgggaggccccggggacgacccaggacatgctggagagactatgtctctcagctggcctgggaacgccttgggatcccgctggaggagctggttga